Below is a window of Flavobacterium sp. CFS9 DNA.
TCGGTTGCGGCATTAAAGAATTTTTTATAATCGTCGCTCCAGTTTTTAAAAGTTTCGTTCAAAAAAGCTCTAACTGCGGTGAGATCTTCAAAATCAATTCCGTTGTTTAAAACCCAATTTTCATCTGCTTTGAAAGAAACTCCAAAATGCACCGAACCATCACGTAAGGTATGAGTGTAAAACATTTTGTGTTCTCCCATTGCCATTACATTTCCGTCTCCATATTTAGGTTTGAATTCCGGATAATCACGATCCGGATGAGCAATTTCTCCCTGAATGATGTACGTTCCTGAAAGTTGAGGTTCCAGATTGGTTACAAATTTTCGGGCGTTCGATCTTCCGCCATTGGCCACAATTACAAAATCAGCGGTCGCAGTAGCCCCATTCTTAAATTCTAAATGATATTGCGCTCCGGTTTTCTCGATATGGGTTAAATGACTGTCCCAAACTACTGTGTTTTCTGTTAGATTTTCCAGCATGATTTTTCGTAAATCATTGCGGTCGATTTCAGGACGTGAATAGGCGTTTTCTTCAGTAGGCATTTCAGTAGAAGTAATGTTACCGTGCATGTCAGCCATTTTTTCGCCGGTCGGACGGGCATATTTGTAGAATGCGTCCATTAAATCTGCTTTGTCAATTGCTTTCTGACCGGAATCAGAATGAATGTCAAGTGTTCCGCCGGAAGTTCTGGCCTGGGCGTTCAGATCTCTTTCGAATACTCTTACTTCAGCACCATTAATTTGTAGAATTCGGGCTGTTGTTAAGCCAACAGGTCCACCGCCAATAATGGCAATCTTTTTGTTTTTTATAAGGGAATGGTTCATGTCTTATTTGTGTAAGTTGGTTTAATAATGTTGCAAATATATAAATAATAAATGAACGTTTATTCATTTATTAAAAAAAGTTTAAATTGAAGATTGTAAAGGTCCAAAGGTTCAAAGGTGCGGGAAGGGAGAAGTTTTGTGAAATAAAAAAATCAGTTAAAACCATTTCTTAATGATTCTAACTGATTTGTATTGTTTGTGTTTAATTAAAAATCTTATTTATGGGGTAGCGGCTGGTTCAGCCTCTCTAAGTTTTTGATTTTCCAGAATTTCTTTTAAAAAAGGCTGTATTTGTGTTTCAATTTGGGATTCAGAGAGATCTAATGCTTTAGGATTTTTTACTAATGCCAGCCAGGGTTTTGCCGCATCAAAAGGGTAGCTTCCAAAAACGATCACCGGAGTTCCTTTTACTTTTATGTTTTCGCGGTCTTTTAAGATCCATTCATCGGCCCATTTGTAAAGATTTTTAGCGTCGTTTTCCTGTAATCTCAAACAAGAATGTGATGCAGGATATCCTGGTAAATCATACTGGTGAAATCCCACCCCCAGTTTGTTTTCGATGTTAAAATTCCATTTTAAGTCCCATTCGTCATTGAAAGTACTGGTTGTTTTTTCGGCTTTCCAATTGGTAAAGAATAATCCGGTTGGAGTAGGATCTTTTTTCCTTCCCATATTAGTAGGGCCTGTGTAGAGGAGTTCTCCATTTTCATAAGCGGCAAATACCTGAGAAGGATAGGAAAAAAGAATCACTTTTGAAACCTCTTCTAAAGCGGTAACATGCAGAGGAAACGGAAGATAATACACCAAATCACCAGTGAAATCGGCAGGAAGTATAACCGAATCCATTTTTACGAAATTTTTCTGATCGGTTCGGTTTAGAGCGTAGGCAATGCGAAGTTTACTGCTGTCGGATGCATTAGTTTTAAGCCATTCTTTGGTGTTTTCAAAGTGATAAGAGATCGATTTTGGTTTTTTATACTCGATCTTTTTTTTGGATTTAGCCTTAGATTCAACTGTTTCGTTCTTTTTGCAAGATGCGGTTAAAGCCAGAATAATGAATAATAAAATACCTGAGGTGTAGCGTAACTTTCTCATAATTGCATTTTTTATACTAGTAAAGTTATTTGATTACTAGTCAAATCGTTTATACAATTACCTGAATAGTTTATTGGATTTTCATTTTATTTCTGCTCAATTAATTTCAAAGTATATTCAAACTGCGTATCCTTATTTTGTACAAAATCGTCAATTGTTTGTTTGACTTCATGATCGGGAATTACGCCCCTTCCAAAAAGCTGATTGAGTTTCGTAGGAGCATCCTGTTCTAAGTTGACAATCGAAAATTGCGTTTTTATTTTTGTATTTGGGAGTTCGTATTCAATAGGTGTATGTCCGTTATGGCCATAGTAACCTCCCATTGTCTCTTCTCCAATGATTATGGCATTGGTATGGCCTGCAACTAAAGAAGCAAAGAGTGATCCCGCCGATGCGATTCTGGGACTAATTAATAAATAAATCTGCCCTTTAAAATTATTTT
It encodes the following:
- a CDS encoding FAD-dependent oxidoreductase, with product MNHSLIKNKKIAIIGGGPVGLTTARILQINGAEVRVFERDLNAQARTSGGTLDIHSDSGQKAIDKADLMDAFYKYARPTGEKMADMHGNITSTEMPTEENAYSRPEIDRNDLRKIMLENLTENTVVWDSHLTHIEKTGAQYHLEFKNGATATADFVIVANGGRSNARKFVTNLEPQLSGTYIIQGEIAHPDRDYPEFKPKYGDGNVMAMGEHKMFYTHTLRDGSVHFGVSFKADENWVLNNGIDFEDLTAVRAFLNETFKNWSDDYKKFFNAATDFSGLPLRLFSLKDSWKEHSNITLVGDAAHLMPPFAGEGVNMGLFDAYHLTENLTNGKFETIQEAITDYEKKMFKYALEAQCETSKMEILLHSDNTTEDILNSRIG
- a CDS encoding L,D-transpeptidase; this translates as MRKLRYTSGILLFIILALTASCKKNETVESKAKSKKKIEYKKPKSISYHFENTKEWLKTNASDSSKLRIAYALNRTDQKNFVKMDSVILPADFTGDLVYYLPFPLHVTALEEVSKVILFSYPSQVFAAYENGELLYTGPTNMGRKKDPTPTGLFFTNWKAEKTTSTFNDEWDLKWNFNIENKLGVGFHQYDLPGYPASHSCLRLQENDAKNLYKWADEWILKDRENIKVKGTPVIVFGSYPFDAAKPWLALVKNPKALDLSESQIETQIQPFLKEILENQKLREAEPAATP